In Arthrobacter sp. CDRTa11, one DNA window encodes the following:
- a CDS encoding VOC family protein, whose product MTLALNTATTILPVDDPARARSFYTEKLGLPHRGRTDDGSELLGNPGGPMLQLMPVSDGKHSEHTALTFEVEDIERTVQDMEAKGVRFQDYDLPHLRTENHICTTDSEKCAWFMDTEHNILCIHETLGKQAEYQL is encoded by the coding sequence ATGACCCTAGCCCTGAACACAGCCACAACCATCCTGCCAGTGGATGATCCAGCCCGCGCCCGGAGTTTCTACACAGAAAAACTCGGGCTCCCGCACCGCGGCAGAACGGATGATGGCAGCGAACTGCTCGGCAATCCCGGCGGCCCCATGCTGCAGCTGATGCCGGTCTCGGATGGCAAACACTCCGAGCACACCGCCCTGACCTTCGAAGTGGAGGACATCGAGCGGACAGTCCAGGACATGGAAGCCAAGGGCGTCCGGTTCCAGGATTACGATCTGCCCCATCTCAGGACGGAGAACCACATCTGCACTACGGACTCAGAGAAGTGCGCGTGGTTCATGGACACAGAACACAACATCCTGTGCATCCACGAGACCCTGGGTAAGCAGGCCGAGTACCAGCTCTGA